The following proteins come from a genomic window of Acetivibrio cellulolyticus CD2:
- a CDS encoding RNA polymerase sigma factor, which produces MIGVFTMNKDRDNMLVESTLKGDVNSFEELVSFYQGRIFNFLSKMTATREDAEEITQEVFIKVYKNLYKYNCKWSFSTWIYRIAVNTLRSEYKKVKKAKNIDYYASIPELPASFSDYPDIAYEIKEQRVEIIKLIDGLKEDQKTALLLRCMQDFSFKEIGDILGISPEAAKMKIQRAKQTICRKYEELQERGRVK; this is translated from the coding sequence ATGATTGGTGTGTTTACTATGAACAAAGACAGAGACAACATGTTGGTTGAGAGTACCTTAAAAGGTGATGTGAATTCTTTTGAGGAGCTTGTTTCATTCTATCAGGGCAGGATATTCAATTTTCTTTCAAAAATGACAGCAACACGGGAGGATGCAGAGGAAATAACCCAGGAAGTTTTTATTAAGGTGTATAAAAACCTCTATAAATATAATTGCAAATGGAGTTTTTCTACATGGATATACCGTATTGCCGTTAATACGCTGCGGAGCGAGTACAAAAAAGTAAAAAAGGCAAAGAATATCGACTACTATGCGAGTATACCTGAGTTGCCTGCAAGTTTTAGCGATTATCCTGATATAGCTTATGAAATAAAGGAGCAGCGTGTGGAAATCATAAAGCTGATTGATGGCCTGAAAGAGGACCAGAAGACAGCATTGCTTTTGCGTTGTATGCAGGATTTCTCGTTTAAGGAGATTGGAGATATACTCGGAATTTCACCCGAAGCTGCAAAAATGAAGATACAGAGGGCTAAGCAGACTATATGCAGAAAGTATGAAGAACTGCAAGAGAGGGGTAGAGTAAAATGA